The Hypanus sabinus isolate sHypSab1 chromosome 3, sHypSab1.hap1, whole genome shotgun sequence genome contains a region encoding:
- the LOC132391176 gene encoding protein FAM133-like isoform X3 translates to MKKTTSAKTAQVGTESRPISTEEPRTQVQHTTGETEKETAAASAISKGKDQRELRKRKGTSMRKRVQPELQNPATTETDSESESERESDSLEKSDEDGEEEEDESSSENTKKTLRQIMHKLEKLNALKVIKEKITKMEAMFDKMTKKQEKMEKKITDLEVKVEEMDGRMKKMEDDNDAWTSERKQLVGKIGICNRINEKLQRRTDKQPMCK, encoded by the exons atgaagaaaactacttccgcgaagaccgctcaagttggaacagaatcaaggcctattTCTACCGAAGAAccacggactcaggtacaacacaccaccggtgaaacagaaaaggagaccgcggcagcatcggccatttctaaaggaaaagatcaacgagaactgcgcaagcgtaaaggaacgagcatgcgcaaacgagtgcaaccagaactacaaaacccagcaacgactgaaactgacagtgaaagtgagtctgagagagagtcggactctctggaaaaatcagacgaagatggagaagaagaagaagatgaaagttcctctgaaaacacaaaaaagactttgaggcaaataatgcataaattagaaaaattaaatgcattaaaagtaattaaagaaaaaataacaaaaatggaggctatgtttgataaaatgacaaagaaacaggaaaaaatggaaaagaaaattacagatttggaagtcaaagtggaagaaatggatggaagaatgaagaagatggaagatgataatgatgcctggacatcagaaagaaaacaactcgtgggaaaaattg gcatttgcaacagaatcaatgaaaaactacaaagaaggactgacaaacaacctaTGTGCAAATGA